The DNA region TAACTCAAACACTAGCACTGGGATGTCAGGCGTGCTTCAAGGCCAACGTCACTCCCACCAGCAATGTCCTCATCCTGGGATCCTGCCCAACGGCAGTGGCGGCCGGCATATGCGCAAAGGCCATCGGAGCCAAGCGTGTGGCCATAGCCGGATGTATGGCTCCGGCTCTGGATGTGGTCGCCCGGGACTTCGGTTTCCAAGCAGTTGAGTTCGACAGCAACGCCCTGTTCGGAGAGGTCCTCGAAGCCATCTACTGCAAGTTCAAGGACTGGCCGGACTGCGTGATTAACTGCTCCATCTCTGCAATGACGATGAATCTGGCAGTCATGGCCTTGAAGCCTTGTGGGGTGTGTGTGCTGGCAGAGTGCGATTCCGAGTGTGCCAGCTTCAATGCCCTGGACGTTCTAATGAAGAACATCCGCCTTGTGCCCAGTTTCCGTTCCGCCAATATGTGGGTGCATCAGAATCCCCTTATCTAACCATTTAGTTACTCTGGTATCTCCACAGGTATCCGACTGCTCTTCAACTTATGCGATCTGGTCGAGCACAAATGCACAAGTTCGTAATGGCAAAGTATCCTTTGAGCAAGGCGGAGGAGGCCTTTCGAACTGCGCAGCACGAGTCCAACATTGGGCTGGGCAAGGTGATTGTTAACTGTGCAGAAGAAGTAGACGTCTAGGAGAATCGAGGGAGACTAATTCCAAGcaggcaataaataaatttatggtGGTAAAAGCTCTGTGAAAGCCGCAACAGAAACCTCTTATTCTAATTGAAGTTAATTCTGTGTTTTCGACTTTAAATTCGAAATTAGAATAAAACAATAGATTTAAGTATTGCAACAAAAATCGTCTCGCATTTTACTAAGTTCTGCGTGGGcccataaaacaataaatttaaaagtgCGCTcattaaaatactttaaataaataatatttttcaacagCATTCTAAAATCTATCCTCTCTGGCTCATAAGATTGGTTTATGTGTATACATACATtcattcatatatttatgtaaatatattttataaaattattattgtacTTCGCTGCTTACAACAaactattttacaattttacaaGAACAAAAGTGACTCACTAAAGGTGTGTATGCTACGGGGGAATCAATgtacacaaaataaaaatgaaaacataagctaacaacaattacaataatgcatacatatttaatttttaagcaTTTGACTACATCGCACACTTTGGAACATTGCTTGGACTgagtataaataataattagaGCTaactaataaaaattaaagatATGCCATTTCATATGTGAGTGTGGAACTAATTAATGGACTGTTTTGTGGTTTCGGTTGCCTATGGTACTGCCGCTTTGCTGATTCTTTGTTCCCTTGTTGGTTTTGGATATAGCTTTCCAGTTACTATCGATCGTTTGGCCAACAGTAGtagttacatatatatatactagtaGAATCGTCAGAgtctaaaataaaaaccactCGCTCTGCCACCCGGAGCATCCGATCATGAAGGTAGTTTGTCTTTAGCTATTCAATTGCTTCCTGTTCTCCTGTTAATTGTCATGTATCTGCATTTCCAGTTCCACATCCGAGAGATTTATCTGACGCATCGAGTTAATGAACATGTAGCGCGAAAAGTAAATATAGAGCCAGCGAAACCATCGCATCTGCGAGTGATGCTCCTTCATCGCACTTCTGACTATAGCAGCTTCCTTCCAGTTCAGAATGCACCTGTGGGGAGCACTCATGTTAGAATTTGTATATGAATTCAGGATTTCTTCATACCAGTGCGTAGACATAAAGCACGTGCACAGCAGGTCCAAGATGGATAGATATTTTCTGACCACATTGATCGAGTCCAAGGTGTAGAATTTGCAATCTGCATTGGGAAGGTACATAAAAAATTGCTGTATACTATAATATCTAAGGCTATTAATAGCGACAAATGCAGCGATGGGCACGCCAATTAACATGCACCCATTGTTTGCATCCGTCGCCGCCCGCGTGACTCACACGCCTCCTCACCTTTGGGCAAAAGGTTGGCCAAACAGAGCGAGGCGGCCGCGTAATACACGGCACAATGGTTCGGATGCGAGCTGACGCCATCCCGATCAAAAGTGAATATCGCCTGGATGTCGAGGCTTTCGATCGTGTGCAGTATCAAACTGGCGACCGCATCTGGGCGCCAGTCCACATAGGGGTCGTCAGGCAGGTTGGTGGCATTCATCAGCACGATGTTGGACTCGGGAATACCCAGTTTGGAGCAAGAGCGCCACAGTTCCTGACGCCTTACCTTTGCCTTGTGCTCAAAGTTTCCTGCGAAAGAATGCAATTGATTAATACAGGTAATTTTTAAAAGGACAGAGATTGGATAGGATtgacaacaaatatttatttctatcCTAAattaactatttatttatcaaaCGAACCCTACTaagtaatatatgtaaattcaattattgGAAATCGTTGATATATTAAAAAGGTCTATAgtggtttttaataaaatgtctacactttaaaaaaataggaaaatctgtcgtatattaaaaacatatttgtCAAATAGGTGTTATTTATACAAAGGATGAAATCAGTGATGCCCCTGAATCAttgcaaaaattcaaataataataatagtatgGCTCAGAACATATACGGTTTAAGagaataaaatattcctatcGGCACTATATT from Drosophila santomea strain STO CAGO 1482 chromosome 3R, Prin_Dsan_1.1, whole genome shotgun sequence includes:
- the LOC120451387 gene encoding N-acetylglucosaminyl-phosphatidylinositol de-N-acetylase; protein product: MRFNWLSEYVASISSSIASTSPWRQLQQQVQQLVPNPQAIYCRIRSSSAEALEHVLIACAVYLLVCLGLYKLTFWLSGSGSGSDAHHTDDNSNAGSGEGEELNPSPDGNRSPGGLKKALQSGLRLRSVRLPKTAYMERVLLITAHPDDECMFFGPLIYSLTQRQGCQVFILCLSNGNFEHKAKVRRQELWRSCSKLGIPESNIVLMNATNLPDDPYVDWRPDAVASLILHTIESLDIQAIFTFDRDGVSSHPNHCAVYYAAASLCLANLLPKDCKFYTLDSINVVRKYLSILDLLCTCFMSTHWCILNWKEAAIVRSAMKEHHSQMRWFRWLYIYFSRYMFINSMRQINLSDVELEMQIHDN